Proteins encoded together in one Apus apus isolate bApuApu2 chromosome Z, bApuApu2.pri.cur, whole genome shotgun sequence window:
- the POLR1E gene encoding DNA-directed RNA polymerase I subunit RPA49 has protein sequence MAAGSAGAAATWRYRGDPEPGQPAALVQFSNGRLQQPGAMRFTVYRHRDTAHPRKRHRRILVSESDRLSYVGNNFGSGVMKCNSLCRYFVGVLDQDSGQMEVYNAEIFNMQPLLSDNLLHDDTKDYQKKSYREKMDLCIEAFGTSRQKRALSSRRMNAVGSDVLSSAVTKAAANIIDAKGVTALIQDMAQDDVQNISVFLPPCNEDADKPENVYKFEDILSPAEYEALRVPAAAFANITAEELAKKSEERSHCCFVLEELKFLPADERSRDHKARCLWFLDTLIKFSYLKVIKKKHPMGPECPHIISRKLMKNFTSLTYNNGSVQNLVSASMKAKITAYVIVLALHINNFQTDLTLLQNDLKLQESRMLDITRALRLRISKAKGLPGLENDSNHKLGTLSLPLPVPKASVDQRKRKKMN, from the exons ATGGCGGCCGGAAGCGCCGGAGCCGCCGCCACCTGGAGATACCGCGGGGACCCCGAGCCCGGGCAGCCGGCCGCGCTGG TGCAGTTCTCCAACGGCCGGCTGCAGCAGCCCGGCGCCATGCGGTTCACCGTCTACCGGCACCGGGACACCGCGCACCCCCGGAAGAGGCACCGCAGGATCCTG GTCTCAGAATCCGACAGGCTTTCATATGTGGGTAATAACTTTGGCAGCGGAGTGATGAAGTGTAACTCCCTGTGCAG GTATTTTGTTGGCGTGTTGGACCAGGACTCTGGGCAGATGGAAGTTTATAATGCTGAAATATTCAAcatgcagcccctgctgtcAG ATAACTTGCTACATGATGACACAAAGGATTATCAGAAGAAATCCTACAGGGAGAAG ATGGATCTGTGCATCGAGGCCTTTGGCACCAGCCGGCAGAAGCGGGCGCTGAGCTCCCGGCGGATGAATGCAGTGGGCAGTGATgttctgagctctgctgtgaccaaagcagcagcaaacattATAGATGCAAAGGGAGTCACAG CTTTGATCCAGGACATGGCCCAAGATGATGTGCAGAACATCTCTGTCTTCCTCCCACCGTGTAATGAAGATGCTGACAAGCCAGAAAATGTTTACAAGTTTGAGGACA TCCTGTCCCCAGCAGAGTATGAAGCGCTGCGGgttccagcagcagcctttGCTAACATCACTGCAGAGGAACTTGCCAAGAAAAGCGAGGAGAGAAG ccactgctgcttTGTTCTAGAGGAGCTGAAGTTCCTGCCTGCTGATGAGAGGAGCCGAGATCACAAAGCCCGATGCCTCTGGTTCTTGGACACCCTTATTAAGTTCAGCTACCTGAAAGTGATCAAGAAGAAAC ATCCAATGGGTCCTGAATGTCCTCACATTATTAGCAGGAAACTCATGAAGAATTTCACTTCACTGACCTACAACAATGGCAG TGTCCAGAACTTGGTCTCTGCATCAATGAAGGCTAAAATCACAGCATATGTCATTGTACTGGCTCTGCACATCAACAACTTCCAGACAGACCTCACCCTCCTGCAGAACGACCTCAAGCTCCAGGAGAGCAG GATGCTGGACATCACCAGGGCCCTGCGGCTGAGGATCTCCAAGGCAAAGGGGCTGCCAGGACTTGAGAATGATTCCAACCACAAGCTGGGCACCCTCTCACTCCCCTTGCCTGTGCCAAAGGCATCAGTGGACCAGAGGAAGCGCAAGAAAATGAATTAA